One part of the Quercus lobata isolate SW786 chromosome 7, ValleyOak3.0 Primary Assembly, whole genome shotgun sequence genome encodes these proteins:
- the LOC115953145 gene encoding uncharacterized protein LOC115953145, whose product MESWGELEGKVVMVTGASSGLGLEFCLDLAKAGCKIIAAARRVDRLQSLCHQINSSSSSSTSSPRAVAVELDLTADGPTIEKSIKKAWDVFGHIHALVNNAGLRGNVRSPLELSEEEWNHVIKTNLTGNWLVSKYIGIRMRDAERGGSIINISSVAGLDRGQLPGSAAYAASKAGLNILTKVMALELGVYKIRVNSISPGIFKSEITQSLLQKEWLHNVTKKIIPLREYGTTDPALTSLVRYLLHESSEYVSGNIFIVDSGATLPGVPIYSSL is encoded by the exons ATGGAGTCATGGGGAGAGCTAGAGGGAAAAGTGGTGATGGTAACTGGGGCTTCCTCAGGCCTTGGTCTTGAATTCTGTCTCGACCTTGCAAAAGCTGGTTGCAAGATCATTGCCGCTGCTCGACGCGTCGACCGACTCCAATCACTCTGTCACCAAatcaactcttcttcttcttcttctacaagCTCCCCTCGAGCTGTGGCTGTGGAGCTCGACTTGACTGCTGATGGACCCACCATCGAGAAGTCCATAAAGAAAGCTTGGGATGTGTTTGGCCACATCCATGCCTTGGTCAACAATGCCGGACTTAGAG GTAATGTGAGATCTCCATTAGAATTATCTGAGGAGGAATGGAATCATGTTATCAAAACAAACTTAACAGGAAACTGGTTGGTGTCAAAATACATTGGCATACGCATGCGTGATGCTGAGAGGGGAGGATCAATCATAAACATATCTTCAGTTGCTGGTCTCGACCGTGGGCAGTTGCCTGGTTCTGCCGCCTATGCTGCTTCAAAGGCAGGCCTAAACATCTTGACAAAG GTCATGGCATTGGAATTGGgtgtatataaaattagagtGAATTCTATATCACCTGGCATTTTCAAATCTGAGATTACCCAGAGTCTCTTGCAAAAAGAATGGCTGCATAATGTGACAAAGAAAATTATCCCGTTAAGAGAATATGGCACTACTGATCCAGCATTGACATCACTTGTTCGATACTTGTTACATGAATCTTCTGAATATGTTTCGGGCAACATTTTCATTGTTGATTCTGGTGCAACCTTACCAGGTGTTCCTATCTACTCTTCCCTTTGA
- the LOC115953146 gene encoding uncharacterized protein LOC115953146 has translation MENKKRSERHWHWHCTESVREMALEEWGKLEGKVVMVTGASSGLGLDFCLDLAKAGCKIIAAARRVDRLQSLCHQINHLSSSSSPRAVAVELDLCADGLTIDKSIQKAWDVFGHIHALVNNAGFRGTKKSPLELSEEEWNHVIKTNLTGTWLVSKYIGIRMRDAERGGSIINISSIAGLDRGQLPGGAAYAASKTGLNTLTKVMALELGVYKIRVNSISPGLFKSEITQGLMEKEWLHKVAKKTVPLREYGITDPALTSLVRYLVHESSEYVSGNIFIVDAGESLPGVPIYSSL, from the exons atggaaaataaaaagagatctgAGAGGCATTGGCATTGGCATTGCACCGAGTCAGTCAGAGAAATGGCGTTGGAGGAGTGGGGAAAGCTAGAGGGAAAAGTGGTGATGGTGACTGGGGCTTCCTCAGGCCTTGGTCTTGACTTCTGTCTCGATCTCGCTAAAGCTGGCTGCAAGATCATTGCTGCCGCTCGACGTGTTGACAGACTCCAATCACTCTGTCATCAAATCAATCACCTCTCTTCTTCAAGCTCCCCAAGAGCTGTGGCTGTGGAGCTCGATTTGTGCGCCGATGGTCTCACTATTGACAAGTCCATACAAAAGGCTTGGGATGTGTTTGGCCACATCCATGCCTTGGTCAACAACGCTGGATTTAGAG GTACTAAGAAATCACCATTAGAATTGTCTGAGGAGGAATGGAATCATGTTATCAAAACAAACTTAACAGGAACCTGGTTGGTGTCAAAATACATTGGCATACGCATGCGTGATGCAGAGCGGGGAGGATCAATCATAAACATATCTTCTATTGCTGGTCTCGACCGTGGTCAATTGCCTGGAGGTGCTGCCTATGCTGCTTCAAAGACAGGCCTAAACACCTTGACAAAG GTCATGGCCTTGGAATTGGgtgtatataaaattagagtGAATTCTATATCACCTGGCCTTTTCAAATCTGAGATTACTCAGGGTCTCATGGAAAAAGAATGGCTGCATAAGGTGGCAAAGAAAACTGTCCCTTTAAGAGAATATGGCATCACAGATCCGGCACTGACATCACTTGTTCGATACTTGGTACATGAATCTTCTGAATATGTTTCGGGCAACATTTTCATTGTTGATGCTGGTGAAAGCTTACCAGGTGTCCCTATTTACTCTTCCCTTTGA